The Longimicrobium sp. nucleotide sequence CGTTCAAGCTGGTGACGCCGCAGGAGGCGCAGGCGGCCCAGCTGACGCGGATGCCGGCGGACCCCAACATCATGCAGTTCACCGGCGGCTACATGGACATCGACCGCAACCGGGCGATGCTGGAGCGCGAGGCGCAGTACCATGGACTGGCCCAGAAGGCCGTCTGGGCGGATGACGCCACGCGCAACATTCCCATGCAGTACACCTACGCATGGCTGGCGCTGTCCACCGCCGAGCGGGTGCGCGCCAACGAACAGCAGGCCGTGCGCGACGAGGCCCGGGCCCAGGAATTCCAGGCGCTCGCCGAGCGCTGAAACGCGCCGCTTCCCGCTCTGCCCGAAGCGCCCCTCCGTACCTTCCGGAGGGGCGCTTCACGTCGCGGGACGATTGAGAATCATTCGCAAGCTGTTGCCAGAATGAAGTTTGCGAGGTTTATGGCCCGTAGCTTGCCTGAGTATGGAGCCGGGCACGACACCGATACTCAACCGGAGAGGTCACACCATGCAGAATCCCCTGGAGAGGGCGCAGGCGCAGACGTCGGTGGTGGGCGCGTGCACCGTGACGGACTGCAAGTTCAACGAACACCACGAGTGCCACGCCGGGCAGATCGAGGTGCGCGTGAGCGGCAGCGGCGCCGAGTGCGGCACCTACACGCCCGAGGGCAACACCCGTCCGCGCCCGTAGTTCGCGACGGACCTGCCTCACGAGCCGGGCGCCCCTCCAGCTAGGGGCGCCCGCTTTTTATCTGTCATCCATGGGGGAGCGCCCCAGGCCTCCCCGGGCGAATGAATTCGCTGCAACAACCACACGATGTCCACCTTCGTGG carries:
- a CDS encoding DUF1540 domain-containing protein, with protein sequence MQNPLERAQAQTSVVGACTVTDCKFNEHHECHAGQIEVRVSGSGAECGTYTPEGNTRPRP